TGTCACAGGCCTTGTGAGCAGGCAGTGGGTGCCACGCAGGGGTGGATGGGAGGCCCCACGTGGGCCAAGAGCGCAGGCAGCTGGTGCTCTCTGGTCCTGCTCCCCTCACCTGCCCCCTCTCTCTCTGTACTGTTACCTTGGCCTCCCTGCGTGGTTCTGCTTCTGTGAAGCAGTCGAAGGGCCCAAGAGCAGCTCTGACCAGCTTATGCCCCTTCCAACCTTCAATGCCTCCCATCACCCAGGAAACAGGCCCAGTGTCTCCCCACACCACATGGGGCTCCTTGCCTCCACGTACCTTTTCCAACTCCATTCATCACTTCTCCCCATCAACTCTGAACTTCAGCCACTTCTGTTTCCATTTGACTGGTGCTGTTTCTCCTGCCTGGGTCACTCTTCACTCACACTTCTGCACATCGTTTGTTACCCAGTCCAACACCCTACAACTCTTCCTTACCTGATTCAGCAGATATAGAATGAAGTCACCACCCCTTGCTGGCTCTCAAGCCCATGGCAGGCTTTGCTAATGGATCATGGCATCCTTCCCTGAGACCCTGGAGGTGCCCCTTACTCTCACTCAGGGCAGCATGTATCAACACAGCAGGACTAAGAGATCAGGTAACTCAAGCATTAACTGTTGCCAACCCCATCTCCTACCGGCTGTCACATCTTCTCTCTAAACTCCCATCCTTAACCTGGGCTCTGATCATTTCCCTGTAATTCACACCATTTGCTGGGGAATGTTTTCTCTCTGGCATCTAAGAGTggatgttatggactgaattgcaTTCCCCCAACTTCATAGTGAAGCTCTAActtccaggacctcagaatgtgcaTGTCTTCAGAGACAGAGCCTGTAAAGAGGTTCTtcaggtaaaatgaggtcatatgagGAGAACTTAATCCACTTCGGTGCCCTTAGAAGAAGAGGAGGTTAAAACATAGAAACACAGACAGCGGAGTGACTatttgaggacacagagagaggtggccatctgcaagccaaggagagaggcctcaggagaatcCAAACCTGCTAACACCATGATCCAGGGCTTCTAGTCTTCAGATCTGCGAGAGAATACGTTTCTGTTCTGTAACACACCCAATTTATATTTCTTATGGCAACCCTAGCAAATGAATACACTAGACCTAGCATGTGGGTGGAATGGTGGAAGAGCCCTATGGGTTGGCAGGAATGCACTCACAGAGGGGAGGAAAACGGCGGCGGAGACGGGTCTGAGGCAAGTGATCGGGCCCAAGTGTTAACCCACCTGTGTCACCTTGCACAGGAGGCTAGATGGAACCCCTGTGCGATAAATATCGTCACAGTGGCCCACACCAGCCTTTGCAGGCctagagcagggaggggaggagtaGCATGACTTGTTCCCTGCAGGATagggatatttttccttttctagaggCAATAAAAACCCTGgctgataaaagaaaaacagaccaaaccaattttcctttttcttgtttttaataagAAGTATAAAACCTGGGCAAATAAGCTTCTGCCCCCACCCCGAGCCCAGGACCCTCCCCCACCAGTCCTAGCTTGGCCAACTTCACGGTCAGGCAGCCGTCATCTCACTGCAGCTCTGGCTGTGCTCTGCAGAGCATCGGTCATTCAGGGGGTGTCCAAGAGTGGGGGGCACTGCCCCACCCGATCCTTGGCTAAAGGCAAGCTTAAAAATGACTGAAGTAGCAAATGAGGAGGGTGCCTCACACTATAGGCCTAATTCCTGGCTGAAAAGGGGCCAGGCAAGACCATTAGTAGAAGATGCCCAGCTGGGTTCCCCCGAAATCTTCTTGCCAAAGTTCAGGGCAGTCACTGAGCCGTAGGCCTGAGCTCTGGGGAGGGCTTTCATCACTGAGCTGGAAGGTGGGGCCAGGTCCCTGGTCCTCTGAGCTGGGGGGCACCTCTGCACTGTGGCTCCAGCATCCCCACTGGGTCTGAGGCTGGAGTCTCTGGCatgctgggaggggcaggaggggtggggcttCTGGCAACAGACCGGACTCTGGAGACACAGAGATACCCTGCAAGAAAGACAAGAGCAGCTGGATAGTGGGCTGCTTCTGATGCCCTGAGATCTCCGATCTGGACGCTCCTGGAGTGTGGCTGGCAGCTTCCCAACAGCCCCAGTGCCATGGCTGCAGTGAAGCAAAGTGGTTAAGATGACTTCGCTCTGGAGTTACActgccagggttcaaatcccacctaTGCTACTCACTAGCTATGAGGACCCAACCTCTTTTAATCTCAGTTTtcttagctgtaaaatggggtgatAATAATAACACCTACTTCCCAGGATTGCTGGAGAGCTGGATGAGGCAATACATGTAAGGTGCCAAGAATGGCACtgggcacacagtaagcactcaagaAATGGTGGTATTAATATGCTCTTTCATCAGTCATGATACATTCATTCATGGGCCTCTTGAAGGAATGAAGCTTGAAGGTCAACATGACCTTGAAGAAACCATGAAGGTCACCAAATGCAAGGCCACCTACTCAGAgagcccctgcccctggggctgGCAGAGCCTGGCTTCCGCCAACCCTTAATACTTGTAACATACTGCCTGACAGTGGCCCCTGCTACTCTCCACTCTGGCCTCTGGAGCAAGTCAGAGGAGCCCCCACTTCACATGGCTATGAAGACTTCTATACCGGGGCGGCGGTGGCCTTAACTCCCCAGAGCCCTACCTCATTCCCCAAGATGGCTAGGGACTTCTCCATCTTACCTTCAGCTAGCTCCTCTCACCTCTAGCCTGGGTTGGATTAGACAACCCTCCATCTAAAAAGTATGAGATTTTCCTGCAGACTAATGTCCACACACTCTTTCCGCTCCCAGCTGACGCCTGGGGATCACCCCGAGCAGCAGCAAGGGCACATACCTGGTACACCACAGCCAGCTCCGGGGACATCAGGGGTGGCGTCCAGGGCATGGCCTGGGTCCCGGGCTCCGGTGGTGTCTGCGTTCCGAAACAGGCTTGGGGCGGTGTCCAAAGGGCCGCGTCCGGGGCTCTCCCTTGGGATACTTGCCGGGGCGATTGCATCCCGGGGCAGTAAGAGGGTGTCACCCAGGAACCCACATCGGGCACGCTGTTCCCCAGGCGCTCGGGCGCCGGCAGGGCTCCGGGGCAGGCGGGCGGGGACCCCCAGCACGCCGCGCCACTGGTCGCCGAGCCCGGGCCGGAGCAGCGCGCCTGCGTCTGCGCCTGCGCGGGGCCGCCGTCGGGGCAGAGCGGGCAGCCCCGGGGGAGCGCCGCCTCGCCGCGTCGCCGACGCCGGCGCTGCAGGCTCTCCTCGCTGAGGCCCAGCACGGCCGACAGGTGGCCGATGTAGCGGATGGCCAGGCGCAGCGTCTCGATCTTGGTCAGGCTCTGGCCGGCGGGCGCCACGGACGGCGGCAGGAAGCGGCGCAGCTCGTGCAGGGCGCGGGCGAGCGTGCGCATGCGCAGCTTCTCGCGCTCGCTGGCGCTCTGCCGCTGCCCGCCTGCCGGCCGGGGCCTCGCACGTCCGGGCGCCGTCGGGGCGGCCTCGGCGGCGCGGGCGCTGTGGGCCGAAGGTTCGGGCCGCGAGGGGTCGCGGGCACCGTCGCAGGGGCACGAGCCGGACGAAtctgaggaggaggctggggacgTGGAGTCGGAGTGGccggcccagccccagccctgcgggAAGGTCCAGTGGTCCTGGCGGAGGAGGCCCTGCAGGGGAGGGGACTGGGCCATGGCCTGCTCCGGGCGGCTGGGCCGTCCACCGCCAGGCCCGGCTTTTATCTGGACCAGAGGTGAGAAGGGACCCCCGACCAGGTTACAGAGAGGTGTCAAAACCCACAGAGCCCAGGGAAGGGTTGGGTGGGGGGCCTGGGAAAGCGGGCCCATTTGCGGAGGTGTGGATTCTGACCCCTCAGGGGCTTTAATGGAGGCCCCTGCAGCCCGGGAAGTGTGGGAGGGACAATTCGCATCTGGATGGAGCTGCTAAGCTGCTCCCTGCGCCCCCTCCCAGCCCGCCGCGCCCACCGCGCAGGGTGAGTGCCCGGGAGCGCCACAGCCATGGGCATTGCCCACATCGGGGGGCGGCCAGGCTGTGCCTCAAGTGACTCGGGGGCCCCTGTGAAGAGCGGCCGCCTCCCTCATCACCAGCCCCGGGGCGGTGCCCGGGACCTGCTCCTCAGGGCCTCCAGGTGTGCTGGGTGGTGTCATAACAAGCGCCGGGGGCCCCACGCTCAGTGACGGGGTGCGCATCCTGGGGCCCCTTCCTGGGTTTCCAGAACCTGCAGTTGCTGATGTGCTGAGTGACTGAGAAAGTCATCTCGCTGCCAGCAATTTCTGTCCCTGGAAAACAGAACAGAGCAGTCCGGCAAAGAGGAATGGGGGTGCAGGGGTTGATGAAGATGAGGGAAGGGGGTTCCCCAAGCAGGCCTGAGTCAGACCCTCtttatttgctgtgtgactttggacaagtcactgaaCAACTCTGAGGCTCAAGTTTCCTCATCCTCATAGCGGTAATAATACAAAATACCCACCACCTAGGATGGTTGCCAGTACTGAGTGGCACCACCCATGGAACCACTTAATACGGACCTGGCAAGTGGGCTAAATGTTTGCTGCTATCATTTTATAAAGTAGGTACAAGATGCTTGTGGGCTTTACtcatttaattcatatttatttagcaACTGGTAATGTCAGGCACACCAGGGTGAGCAAGCTAATTGTGGTCTCTGCTCTCATGAGATTTCAGTCTTGTGGGAGAGACAACTGAACAGGCCGTTATATAGTTAGTAGCCCcccactaactagctgtgtgcACCCTTATAAAGAGCCCTCAACCTGTTCGAGCCTGACCTCTTCTGCTCTGTTAAAAAGGAGTAATTACAGTATCTACTCACGGAACCGTTGTTATAGATTCATAGTAGACAGTTTGACATAGTAAAGTTTATAAAGTAAAAGCTTTCACTCCATCAATAATTACAATTGAAAGGAGGCATCAGTGTCCTTTCTGATCTCTACGAAAGGGCTAAACTCGGAGGCTGAGGGCTGAGTGATGGCCAGGGACCGCAGAGCTCTGGCCACAGAGGTGGAGAGGTCGCAGCTGGGCCTTGAACCTTGGACAGGACTTggatggggagagaggcaggTAGAAGGCCTTCCTGGATGTGGGAACTGCATGCGCAAAGGCCTGGCAGTGGGCCTTCCCGGGGTGCCTCAGGGCCACTGTGGGAGGTGGTTCTGTGGAGAGACACAGCACACCTCCGCTGGGGCCAGGCTACGAGGTCGGGTTTAATCCCAAGGCGATGAGAAGCAAACAGACTTTTGAGCAGAcgtgacattaaaaaataaaaaatcagtaatCAATAACTGAAGGTTAACATGATGATGTTTCAAGAATAGATTAGCCCATACCAGGCTGAAGTAGTAAATGACCTCGTAGTATTTTTGTggctcttaaaaaattaaattacataagtAACCTGTTCTCTttgtaagaaatgaaaatgttacagATAAAGCTGGAGAACCTGTAACCCCTTCCTAAATGTAACAGCTACTGTTAGGTGGTCAAGCATCCTTCCAGACCTGGGCCAAGGATACATACAGCAACATGTATGCTTAAAAAACATGCAGTGGTAAGTTGCCTGAAATTGGCTTTTTCATCCCACCTGAAATTGGCTTTTTCATCCCACAGCTTTATCTTAGAGCATTCCATGTCAGGACATATTTAGCTGATTTATAGTTGGTCATAGTTGATTTAAATGTTCTTCCCCTCAAATCATAGTGGATAATTTtaactgtaaaaaaataaaacggCAGGAGGTACAGATAAACTCGATGAAATGACATCACTTTCTCAGAATTTACTCTTTGAAAGACTGGAGAAAATATGCTCAAGTTACCACTCTCACATGATGACAAAGTTAATAATTGACAGTGAATGTGGTCAGGGAAACTTGTTTAGCTTGTTCTCTGCTAGAACGAGGAGAGGAAAGAAGTGCACACAGCGCAGAAGAAGGCAGACTCAACAATGGTGCTGATTTCAAACAGGCTTTCCTTGGAAAGAAGCAGTTGTGCAACATCTCATGATTTCGAAGGGTTTAAACTAAGGTTAACAACACCTTTTCCTAAGGGCAGGGGTGACTTAGAGAGTAGTCAGTCCTACACCTTTTAGGTTGGTAATTTATAATAAATCATGTATTCATCACAGGCAGAGCAATACTATAAAAATGTTGCCATACTGCATTGCCAAGGAATTTATATACATGTAATTGACAGTTATAAACAAAACTCATCAGGTTTCACATGTATTTCTTCCTGTGGATTTTGCTTTCAGGTTCATGTGGTATTGATCCTGAGCTTTCCGACTCACCCGTGTAAGGGCCGTGTGCCGTTCCGTAGCATGCTCGCACCATGGGCAGTCCCCCACCGATGCACCTTCAGTGTAGTTTCATGTTTTTGTCAAACTACTGCCTTGTGCACAGGCAGCTAGACTCAGAGTGGTGGAACGGCCTTGCGAGCTCCAGGAAGATTCTGAGTATCCAGAATTATTCCTCCTCTACCCCCATCCCTTACCCATGAGAACCAGCCTGAAGGGGTTTCCTGTGAAAGGACTTGGGGACTAATGGGAATCCACAGCCCGCACAGAGCCCTGCATACTGTCCTTCTTCTCTAGGGTAGCCTGGCCTCCTGTCTTGGTCAGGTGTAGCCCCAGCACCCAGGCCTCGGACTGGCTGTGGGATCTCAGAGCCCGAGTCTGGAAGGTGGAGGGCTAGGCCTGGTTTGCCGCGGCCGCTGGCTCTTCGCCAGGCCCCTCAGCCAGGCTCTGGCAGCACAGGCACactgccagcccccagccccgtgCACCAGTAGGGAAGTCAGGCTGGACCCTCCCCTGGGCCTTGACTTAGCACAGAGAGGCAGTATTGCTTAATGGTTAGGAGGTCGGGCTATGGAACCAGGTAGACCTGGGTTTAGAGTCCCAGAACCACCCCTTACCAGCTGTGAAAACTTGGGCAGCTTActcaacctcagttttctcatctataaagtggggattCTGATCTTGAGGGCAATTGTTGGGGTAAAATATGCTAATGCATGTCACAGTGCTTAGCAACAGAGCCTGTGTTTATAAGTTGCTTATAGCAAGGTCAGAGGCAGCAGAAGGCGATAGGTAAAGGACCAGGTCGGGTTGCGGGTAAAGGGACTGATATTTTCAGTCTTGGCCCTGGAAGAGGTGAGGTGGTTCCTTCCGTCTCTGAGATGCTAGCAGCAGGCCTCGGACATCCAGCTCTAcctgccacctcccaccccagcccttcccctccgTAGCTCTAGCGTGGGAGTCATCCTCAGAGGGCACTCCAGCCGCTGGCCTGTGGCAAAGGTCACAGAGGCAATGGGTGAGCGCAGATGGCTGGGGCTAAAGCTGCCCAGCGCAGCCAAGCCTAGGACAGAGCGTCCAAACCAGCTTCTCCTTGTTGGCTGGGTCCTGGCTCAGCTGCTTGTCCCGCTTGCCTCTGGCACTGGGACCCTCAAGCATTCCTCCCTCTGTGCCAGAAACTGCCCCAAGTGCTGGTTTCTCTTTGGCCTGCCCCACAGGGGCTTCCAGTTGGgcatctctgcttctcttcctcatCTGACTCACCTGTGAAAAGGAGGGACATCTGTGGCTGTGTGCTATGAAGGCAGTCAGCTTCGTGGGCCTTGGTGTGTGAGTGACCCCAGGCTCACCCTCTCCTTTAGAGCTGACACCAGGGTGCAGGGAAGGCACAGGAGCTGCTATTTTGGGGTCTGGGAAGTCTCAGGGTAAGGGAGCCGTAAGGGGCCCTGCAGAGCAACATGGACTGGCCATGCAGAAGACCTCGGTGCTTGTAACACTCCCGCCCCTGTTCTCTGTGCCTGAGCTCTGGCTCAGCTGGGCCTGCTCTTGGGGCTGGAGCCACAAGGCCACTGTGACCTTTGGCTAAGCTAAGCTTGGTGCTCTGAGGTAGGCAGGGTCCATGTCAGTATTCCATGTTAATATTCCCATtatataggtgaggaaactgaggcctccaTCCCATCATCCCCTCCTAGACTTCCTACTTTACCACCCGTCAGGTGAGAAAGGCAGAGGCCCCGGCTGGACCATGACTGTGCTCATTCAGCTCTGGCTCtgctgggctggggaggcagtGATTCTGGTCAAGCCTGCTCTTGGTGGCTTAGCACAGCCCCACCATTTGTTCACCCTCAGCCCTGCTCCCCAAAGTTCTCCACCTGCTCTTTCTTCTTGGCAGGCGGTGCAGGGCCCCTGGGAGCAGGCTGAAGGACCTGGAGGCAGGTGAAGGCCTGGCCTCCTCCCCGTACGTCTTCTTTCCGTTCCCCTTGGGTCCCTTCCAGGCCCTGGGGAAGTCGGGCTGCGGGAACCTGGGAGAGACGGAGGGAGGCAGGCCACgtgggggctgcaggggccaTGTGGTGTTCTCATTACCAGGGAGCGGTGAGGGCCAGCCCAGCCTCCCCTTGGCCACTCTGGCTGTCTTCACACCTCTCTGCCTGTTGACACAAGGCTACCTCCCCCAGGGCAGAAGGTGTTGACTTGGGAACAAGGGTGTGCAGGGGCCTCCAAAACAGCCTGGCAGCAGGTCCCCTCAGAAACCCTGGAAAGCCCTTCTGGGGTCGGGGTGGGAGGCTGCAGGTCCCTGCCCTAGGGGGCCCAGGGGAAAGGCAAGGGCCTATGGCCCTGGGACCAGGGGGAGGAGACAGGCTACGACCAAGGAGTGTTTGTCCTCTGGTGTCTGGCTTAGTTCATAATGTCTCTGAGGTTCATCCAGGGCGTAGCATGTGTGGAGCTTCTTTCcttaatatcccattgtgtgcaTCTCCCACATGGTGTTTGCCATTCACCTGTTGACGGACATTTGGGTtgtccaccttttggctactgtacccaatgctgctatgaacatgggcaTACACACACCTGGGTGAGTCTGCTTTCTGTTCCGTTGAGCACAGAGAGAGCAGGTTGTTCTGTGACCAGCTGTTCTCACCAATGTGTTAACATTTTGCCCACCAGTGGATGTATTTCTGCAATGAGATTTATAAGGCAACCTAGCACACCATGGTGTGGTGGTGACAGTTTAGGTAACAGGTTCTGTAGTATATACTGAGATGCCTTAAAGTTTTCTACATAGGTACATCCTTATACCTGTACCTAAAAAATTATCTTTGCAGATTGCACATGTAATACAGGAATGCAAACTCATTGTgaaaaataataagcaaacaGGTGAGGTTGAGGACTCCCTTGACCTCCTTCCAGAATCCAGACCTGCCCCCACCCATACACCACATAAGTCCTGGTACGTTCTTATAGATTTGGTGAACACCCTGAGGCATTTTCACACTCACAAACAGTAGATGCTTGCAAAAATGCATGTGTCATTCACTAACTTTCTATGTGAGACTTGTTCaggtttttctcttatttttgctTATGTCATTGGTGCCATGCTGAATGGGTTTTTCTGCAGCCTGGTCCTGGCACTCGGCAGTATGTCCTCACTTGCACTTTCAGTCTTTTCTAATCAGAATGAGTTCCCAGCTGGGAAACCACTGGGCAGAGGGCATGCCATGCCAAGGCTGTTCTGGAGCCTGAAACCAGCCTTGGGGACCCCAGAGGTGGGTTGTCAAGGCTGATCCGCCATGCATGTGGCAGTGAGCCCCACGTGTTGGCACACCTAGGGTGCCTCAGCCAGTCAGGCCACCTGTGTCTGGTGCTGACCATACACTCCCAGGGCCTGGGGTGGCACCTCATCTCCAAGGTGAAGAAAATTTCCCTGGCTGGGGTCCAGGATTGAATCTCAGCGTCTCCTGGTGGAGGAGCCTCCCAAACCAAGGACCAAGTTCTT
This genomic interval from Manis javanica isolate MJ-LG chromosome 18, MJ_LKY, whole genome shotgun sequence contains the following:
- the MESP2 gene encoding mesoderm posterior protein 2 isoform X2 translates to MAQSPPLQGLLRQDHWTFPQGWGWAGHSDSTSPASSSDSSGSCPCDGARDPSRPEPSAHSARAAEAAPTAPGRARPRPAGGQRQSASEREKLRMRTLARALHELRRFLPPSVAPAGQSLTKIETLRLAIRYIGHLSAVLGLSEESLQRRRRRRGEAALPRGCPLCPDGGPAQAQTQARCSGPGSATSGAACWGSPPACPGALPAPERLGNSVPDVGSWVTPSYCPGMQSPRQVSQGRAPDAALWTPPQACFGTQTPPEPGTQAMPWTPPLMSPELAVVYQGISVSPESGLLPEAPPLLPLPACQRLQPQTQWGCWSHSAEVPPSSEDQGPGPTFQLSDESPPQSSGLRLSDCPELWQEDFGGTQLGIFY
- the MESP2 gene encoding mesoderm posterior protein 2 isoform X1, translated to MAQSPPLQGLLRQDHWTFPQGWGWAGHSDSTSPASSSDSSGSCPCDGARDPSRPEPSAHSARAAEAAPTAPGRARPRPAGGQRQSASEREKLRMRTLARALHELRRFLPPSVAPAGQSLTKIETLRLAIRYIGHLSAVLGLSEESLQRRRRRRGEAALPRGCPLCPDGGPAQAQTQARCSGPGSATSGAACWGSPPACPGALPAPERLGNSVPDVGSWVTPSYCPGMQSPRQVSQGRAPDAALWTPPQACFGTQTPPEPGTQAMPWTPPLMSPELAVVYQPWHWGCWEAASHTPGASRSEISGHQKQPTIQLLLSFLQGISVSPESGLLPEAPPLLPLPACQRLQPQTQWGCWSHSAEVPPSSEDQGPGPTFQLSDESPPQSSGLRLSDCPELWQEDFGGTQLGIFY